One window of the Arthrobacter sp. D5-1 genome contains the following:
- a CDS encoding TIM barrel protein, whose product MSFRLAVCAEMLYGELPLTERVKRIHGQGFEVELWDTRGRDIAALAATGARFSSMSGYFGGSLTDPGSAEEVLASAEKLIPVALELGVERMVVHPAELGEGGHAVRPVHRSTGEMWLTGRSTLERLGALGEKHGVTFALENLNTILDHPGIPLARAKDTLALVSAVNHPNVRMMLDLYHAQIGEGNLIQLVRAALPWVGEIQVADVPGRREPGTGEVNYRGVADALQKAGYAGVVGLEAKAAGGDDLESGDAALAAFRAAFES is encoded by the coding sequence ATGAGCTTCCGCTTGGCCGTATGCGCTGAAATGCTCTATGGCGAACTGCCCTTGACGGAGCGGGTGAAGAGGATCCACGGGCAAGGGTTCGAAGTGGAGCTGTGGGACACCCGGGGCCGGGATATCGCGGCCCTGGCAGCAACAGGAGCCCGGTTCTCGTCGATGAGCGGCTATTTCGGCGGCAGCCTTACTGATCCCGGTAGTGCCGAGGAGGTGCTGGCTTCCGCGGAGAAGTTGATTCCCGTGGCGCTTGAGCTTGGTGTCGAGCGGATGGTGGTCCACCCTGCGGAGCTCGGGGAGGGCGGCCATGCTGTCCGACCGGTTCACCGGTCTACCGGCGAGATGTGGCTGACCGGGCGAAGCACCCTCGAGCGCCTGGGCGCGCTGGGCGAGAAGCACGGAGTAACCTTCGCGCTGGAGAACCTGAACACCATCCTGGACCATCCCGGGATCCCTTTGGCGCGGGCCAAAGACACCCTGGCGTTGGTCTCCGCGGTTAACCACCCCAACGTCAGGATGATGTTGGACCTGTATCACGCCCAAATCGGTGAGGGAAACCTGATCCAACTTGTCCGGGCCGCGTTGCCCTGGGTCGGAGAAATACAGGTGGCCGACGTCCCGGGCCGCCGCGAACCCGGCACCGGGGAAGTCAACTATCGCGGAGTCGCAGATGCTCTTCAGAAGGCCGGATACGCGGGGGTAGTAGGCCTCGAGGCGAAGGCCGCCGGGGGAGACGACCTGGAATCAGGGGATGCCGCGCTGGCGGCGTTCCGTGCGGCCTTTGAAAGCTAG
- a CDS encoding TetR/AcrR family transcriptional regulator, giving the protein MPRITAATNAAQRAETQRRILTAFGELLFTHGLPGLTMTDVARHAGVGRTAVYNYYADMEQLLIAYALDETERFIVDLRESLAALENPVDRLALYVRAQVEDLSRRHLPPGPAMAAVLSPGSFAKLADHVGDLNILLQDILQDGVHQGYLPDVDVAQLARLIHGTLSASAARRNRTPDGETPPAAPATDVEVRTATEANTAVEAHTAQTVHFIQLGAGARFDDDGRPIRLEAPVHNAPIHDALAG; this is encoded by the coding sequence ATGCCCAGGATCACGGCCGCCACGAATGCTGCCCAACGCGCCGAGACCCAACGGAGGATTCTCACTGCCTTCGGTGAGCTCCTCTTCACCCACGGCCTCCCCGGCCTGACCATGACCGACGTCGCCCGGCATGCGGGGGTGGGCCGTACCGCCGTCTACAACTATTACGCGGACATGGAACAACTGCTGATCGCGTACGCCTTGGACGAGACCGAGCGCTTCATTGTTGATCTCCGGGAGTCACTGGCCGCGCTGGAAAACCCCGTGGACAGGCTGGCCCTCTACGTCCGTGCGCAAGTGGAGGACCTCAGCCGCCGCCATCTGCCCCCGGGGCCGGCCATGGCCGCTGTCCTCTCCCCCGGCTCCTTCGCGAAACTCGCGGACCACGTGGGCGACCTCAACATCCTTCTGCAGGACATCCTTCAAGACGGTGTCCACCAGGGCTACCTCCCTGACGTCGATGTTGCCCAGCTGGCGCGACTCATTCACGGAACGCTGTCTGCCAGCGCCGCACGACGCAACCGAACGCCCGACGGCGAGACTCCCCCAGCGGCCCCGGCCACCGACGTCGAAGTCCGGACGGCTACTGAAGCAAACACGGCCGTTGAAGCGCACACAGCGCAGACGGTGCACTTCATCCAGCTCGGGGCAGGAGCACGCTTCGACGACGACGGCCGGCCGATCCGGCTGGAAGCACCCGTCCACAACGCCCCCATCCACGACGCCCTGGCGGGCTAG
- a CDS encoding LacI family DNA-binding transcriptional regulator: MSELQRRPTLMDVAEAAGVSRALVSIVMRGAPGAAESTRQRVLQAASDLGYRADSRARLLRSSRTKLLGLTFSSSQPFHAEIVDAAYAEASARGYEITLSAVAGGRPEARAIETLLDVGAEALIIIAPTLSVDDLARHARQVPVVSLLREDVGEYVDSVSSDDHAGIVLAVDHLVGLGHRRIVHVDGGEAVSSDKRREAYRTEMVRHGLQPVVVSGGPGEEDGMSAGPILQADLPTAVIAFNDRSALGIMESFRAAGISIPSDVSVLGYDDSNFAKLSYVQLSSVSQDAPLLAAAAVGRAVDRIEGAKSPGSVVRTPHLVIRKTTARAPEGNSDT; encoded by the coding sequence ATGTCAGAACTGCAGCGCCGCCCCACCCTGATGGACGTAGCCGAGGCGGCTGGCGTCTCGCGGGCCTTGGTTTCCATCGTGATGCGGGGCGCCCCCGGTGCAGCGGAATCCACCCGGCAAAGAGTCCTGCAGGCGGCCAGCGATCTCGGTTATCGGGCAGACTCCCGCGCCAGGCTGCTGCGGAGCAGCAGGACGAAACTCCTGGGCCTCACCTTTTCCAGCTCACAGCCGTTTCACGCTGAAATCGTCGACGCCGCCTACGCCGAGGCGTCCGCCAGGGGATATGAGATAACGCTGAGCGCCGTGGCCGGCGGCAGACCCGAGGCGCGCGCCATCGAGACCTTGTTGGATGTTGGCGCCGAGGCGTTGATCATCATCGCCCCCACCCTCAGCGTGGATGATCTGGCACGGCACGCCCGACAGGTGCCGGTAGTGAGCCTCCTGCGCGAGGATGTGGGCGAGTACGTGGATTCGGTCAGCAGCGACGATCACGCCGGCATCGTACTGGCCGTTGACCATCTGGTGGGTCTGGGTCATCGCCGGATCGTCCACGTGGATGGCGGCGAGGCTGTCTCCTCGGACAAACGCCGGGAGGCGTACCGCACTGAAATGGTCCGGCACGGCCTGCAACCTGTGGTTGTTTCCGGCGGCCCCGGGGAAGAGGACGGCATGAGCGCGGGGCCGATCCTTCAGGCTGATCTGCCAACGGCAGTCATCGCCTTCAACGACAGGTCGGCCCTCGGAATCATGGAAAGCTTCAGGGCTGCGGGAATCAGCATCCCCTCAGATGTATCGGTGCTGGGCTATGACGACAGCAACTTCGCCAAGCTGAGTTACGTCCAGTTATCCTCTGTCAGCCAGGACGCTCCGCTCCTTGCGGCAGCCGCCGTCGGCCGCGCCGTGGACCGGATTGAAGGGGCAAAGTCGCCGGGCAGCGTGGTCCGGACCCCGCACTTGGTCATCCGCAAAACCACGGCCCGAGCTCCTGAAGGAAACAGCGACACCTGA
- a CDS encoding sugar ABC transporter permease, giving the protein MSTSTLSRPRPESLRKPGSRTRSNLSGWGFAAPFLVFFLVFLVWPILYGFYMSLTGKSLTGANDSLIGFANYAEALADADMWRSLGNTLYFTVISTVPLVLVALVMAALLNVGLPAQWLWRLSYFAPYLLASTVVSLFFTWMYNPQLGLINEFLTGIGLPRVAWLNDPNVAMWAIVIATLWWTVGFNFLLYLAAMQNIPAQHYEAASLDGAGAWRQFFSITLPQLTPTTVMIVLLQILASLKIFDQVYQMTAGGPAGSTRPVVQYIFETGFTGYRLGYSAAISYIFFGLIVVVSVMQFVITRRRSA; this is encoded by the coding sequence ATGAGTACCTCTACGCTGTCCCGGCCGAGGCCGGAGAGTCTGCGCAAACCCGGGAGCCGCACCCGCAGCAACCTGAGCGGCTGGGGATTTGCCGCCCCGTTCCTGGTGTTCTTCCTCGTTTTCCTCGTCTGGCCCATCCTCTACGGCTTTTACATGAGCCTCACGGGCAAGTCCCTCACCGGGGCCAACGACAGCCTGATCGGTTTCGCCAACTACGCCGAGGCCTTGGCCGACGCAGACATGTGGCGGTCCTTGGGCAACACCCTCTACTTCACGGTGATCAGCACCGTGCCCCTGGTCCTCGTAGCCCTGGTCATGGCAGCCCTGCTCAACGTGGGACTCCCGGCCCAATGGCTGTGGCGGCTCTCCTACTTTGCGCCCTACCTGCTGGCTTCCACTGTGGTTTCGCTGTTCTTCACCTGGATGTACAACCCGCAGCTTGGCCTGATCAACGAGTTCCTCACCGGCATCGGCCTCCCTCGGGTTGCCTGGCTGAACGACCCCAACGTGGCCATGTGGGCAATTGTCATCGCCACCCTCTGGTGGACCGTGGGCTTCAACTTCCTGCTCTACCTGGCCGCCATGCAAAACATCCCGGCCCAGCACTACGAGGCAGCATCCTTGGACGGCGCCGGAGCCTGGCGCCAGTTCTTCTCCATCACGCTGCCGCAGCTCACCCCCACCACCGTGATGATTGTGCTCCTCCAGATCCTGGCGTCACTGAAGATCTTCGACCAGGTCTACCAAATGACCGCAGGCGGCCCGGCAGGGTCCACCCGCCCCGTGGTGCAGTACATCTTTGAAACCGGGTTCACCGGCTACCGGCTGGGCTACTCTGCAGCCATCTCCTACATCTTCTTCGGACTGATCGTGGTTGTTTCCGTCATGCAGTTCGTCATCACCCGCCGCAGGAGTGCATAA
- a CDS encoding extracellular solute-binding protein: MKQFESLTGKQLSRRQLLTGSALLGGGLLATSLTGCGGAAQAAAVQDIGFWHLLSGGDGIKMQAMINAANQANPGFKVHPTVLAWGPPYYTKLAMASAGGRPPEVAIMHASRVPGYAPGGLIDPWDLDLLAENGVTASDFAPRIWEKSQHGGKVFSIALDSHPFVMFYNTDVAAKAGVLGGNGLLQEVSSPDGFKAMALEMQKVTKAHGLSFGYLGSGSQMWRLFYTLYKQHGVDMELTPGQPMKVDRDAAIESLEFMASLFDDTIAAQAGDISTGIAEFARGGSGMLFSGVWELPTMKKAGIPVDAATIPTLYGTPASYADSHSFVLPRQLNVNEDKRRDVYKFVTDVLKGSLSWAEAGHIPGYQPVVQSQAYRELTPQIHYANAADIIAYDPEAWFSGSGSDWQTYFAENVQNVLLGRDKASAGWDAFEQRTNTLLSRPNPV; this comes from the coding sequence GTGAAGCAGTTTGAATCTTTGACCGGGAAACAGTTGTCCCGGAGACAGTTATTGACAGGATCGGCCCTCCTTGGCGGGGGACTCCTGGCCACCAGCCTCACGGGTTGTGGAGGGGCGGCCCAAGCCGCCGCGGTCCAGGACATCGGGTTCTGGCACCTTCTTTCCGGCGGTGACGGGATCAAGATGCAGGCGATGATCAACGCGGCAAACCAGGCCAACCCCGGCTTCAAGGTGCACCCCACAGTCCTGGCCTGGGGTCCGCCTTACTACACCAAACTGGCCATGGCGTCGGCGGGAGGCCGCCCTCCTGAGGTAGCCATCATGCACGCCAGCAGGGTGCCCGGTTACGCGCCAGGGGGACTCATTGATCCTTGGGACCTGGACCTGCTCGCCGAGAATGGTGTGACGGCCTCGGATTTCGCCCCGAGGATCTGGGAGAAGAGCCAGCATGGCGGCAAGGTCTTCTCCATTGCCTTGGACTCGCACCCGTTCGTCATGTTCTACAACACGGACGTAGCAGCCAAAGCGGGCGTCCTGGGCGGCAACGGGCTGCTCCAGGAAGTGAGCTCGCCGGACGGGTTCAAGGCAATGGCCTTGGAAATGCAGAAAGTGACCAAGGCCCATGGACTGTCCTTCGGCTATCTGGGCAGCGGATCGCAGATGTGGCGCTTGTTCTACACGCTTTACAAGCAGCACGGCGTGGACATGGAACTGACGCCAGGGCAGCCTATGAAAGTGGACCGGGACGCGGCCATTGAGTCGCTGGAATTCATGGCCTCCCTGTTCGACGACACCATCGCAGCCCAGGCCGGTGACATCAGCACCGGTATCGCCGAGTTCGCCCGTGGCGGTTCCGGGATGCTGTTCAGCGGTGTTTGGGAACTGCCCACCATGAAGAAGGCCGGCATTCCCGTTGACGCGGCCACCATTCCCACGCTGTATGGGACGCCGGCCTCTTACGCTGACTCGCACTCGTTCGTACTCCCACGGCAACTCAACGTCAACGAGGACAAGCGCCGGGACGTCTACAAGTTTGTCACCGACGTCCTGAAGGGATCACTGTCCTGGGCAGAAGCCGGACACATCCCCGGCTACCAGCCCGTGGTCCAATCCCAGGCGTACCGCGAACTGACCCCGCAGATCCACTACGCCAACGCTGCGGACATCATCGCCTACGATCCCGAGGCCTGGTTCAGTGGCTCCGGCTCGGACTGGCAGACCTACTTTGCGGAGAACGTGCAGAACGTCCTCTTGGGCAGGGACAAGGCCTCCGCCGGATGGGATGCCTTTGAACAGCGCACCAACACCCTCCTCTCCCGTCCCAACCCGGTCTAA
- a CDS encoding LacI family DNA-binding transcriptional regulator, translating into MRATVKDVARRAGVSPKTVSNVMNGVVPVSGPTRLRVEQAMAELDYVPNLSARGLRNGRSGVIALALPDLATPYSAEVAHHIVEVAHEQGWIVQIEETGSDPDREQELMTRARSNLIDGLILNPVVLDESAVKVGVALPPVVLLGEVTQQLADRVFVNSLTAARDMTLALAKPGRRRIAVLGTTQGRGSAAAIQRTQGYEAALDILGIPKDESLLIPCEKWTPETAAKALDAYLDQHPVPEALFCFTDSMAIGALSVLWKRGLRIPEDIAVAGFDDIADGRYAVPSLTTVSFDKRTIASEALRLLTERMGDRAHGQRVVSVDYSIVERGSSKA; encoded by the coding sequence TTGCGCGCAACGGTCAAGGACGTGGCGCGCCGTGCAGGGGTATCGCCCAAGACAGTCTCGAACGTGATGAACGGCGTCGTGCCGGTCAGTGGACCCACCCGGCTCAGGGTTGAGCAGGCTATGGCGGAGCTCGACTACGTCCCAAATCTTTCGGCGCGCGGACTGCGGAATGGCCGCTCAGGGGTTATTGCCCTCGCTTTGCCGGACCTGGCAACACCGTACTCGGCGGAGGTTGCCCACCATATTGTGGAGGTGGCCCATGAGCAGGGCTGGATTGTCCAGATCGAGGAAACGGGCTCGGACCCTGACCGCGAGCAGGAGCTGATGACGCGGGCACGCTCCAACCTGATCGACGGATTGATCCTCAACCCCGTGGTGTTGGATGAGAGTGCGGTCAAGGTTGGAGTTGCTCTGCCTCCAGTGGTTCTTCTGGGCGAGGTGACGCAGCAGCTGGCCGATCGGGTCTTTGTCAACAGCCTGACGGCGGCCCGGGACATGACGCTGGCACTGGCCAAGCCCGGGCGGAGGCGCATTGCGGTCCTTGGAACCACCCAGGGACGAGGATCTGCGGCAGCTATCCAGCGTACTCAGGGGTATGAGGCCGCTTTGGACATCCTCGGTATCCCCAAAGATGAGTCACTGCTGATTCCTTGCGAAAAGTGGACGCCCGAAACGGCCGCCAAAGCCCTGGACGCCTACCTGGATCAGCACCCTGTTCCAGAAGCTCTCTTCTGCTTCACCGACTCCATGGCGATTGGTGCCCTGAGCGTTCTCTGGAAGAGAGGCTTGCGGATACCCGAAGATATCGCCGTTGCGGGTTTCGATGACATTGCCGATGGCCGCTACGCCGTCCCTTCGCTGACTACGGTTTCCTTTGATAAGCGAACCATTGCCAGCGAAGCCCTGCGTCTGCTGACGGAGCGCATGGGGGACAGGGCCCATGGGCAGCGGGTTGTCAGTGTGGATTACAGCATCGTGGAGCGGGGCAGCAGCAAGGCCTGA
- a CDS encoding Gfo/Idh/MocA family oxidoreductase, giving the protein MVYLQHQVSEDRPVRIALIGAGWIGSFHAESVAQRIPNARLEAIVDPALPAVQTLAGRLGVRKISTDPEDVLNDPEVDAVLISAPARFHSGLISAAARAGKHAFCEKPGGRTVEELDAALEAAEAAGVVVQFGFNRRFAADFAAARQLIDDGVVGTPQLLRSLTRDPGSRDGIANPERIPPGTIFLETLIHDFDTLNWLNPGAVPVRVHAVADALVAPEAKEGGLLDTAVVTVTYSNGAIAVAEANFNALYGYDVRGEVFGSAGMVTAGGPQASSATSYTPAGINAATVRLNVDLFHDAYTAELAHFVDAVKAGRDGTQAPVAQGAGGADARNALAVALAATRSAHTGLPVDVASIAALRPAEPALLTVGDKA; this is encoded by the coding sequence ATGGTTTACCTTCAGCACCAGGTCAGTGAAGACCGACCGGTTCGTATTGCTCTGATCGGAGCGGGATGGATTGGCAGTTTCCACGCCGAATCCGTTGCCCAGCGGATCCCCAATGCCCGGCTGGAGGCCATCGTGGATCCGGCCCTCCCCGCCGTCCAGACGCTGGCTGGCCGACTGGGTGTCCGCAAGATCAGTACTGACCCGGAGGATGTACTGAACGATCCCGAGGTGGATGCTGTCCTGATCTCCGCGCCGGCCCGCTTTCATTCCGGGCTGATCTCGGCGGCCGCACGTGCAGGAAAGCATGCCTTCTGCGAAAAGCCGGGCGGCCGTACCGTGGAAGAACTTGACGCGGCACTGGAAGCAGCAGAGGCCGCGGGTGTGGTGGTCCAGTTCGGTTTCAACCGCCGCTTCGCTGCAGATTTCGCTGCCGCCCGCCAACTTATCGATGATGGCGTTGTGGGAACCCCGCAGTTGTTGCGGTCCCTGACACGGGACCCGGGCAGCAGGGACGGGATCGCCAATCCGGAGAGGATTCCGCCGGGCACCATTTTTCTTGAGACCCTCATCCACGACTTTGACACCTTGAACTGGCTGAACCCCGGCGCGGTCCCAGTGCGAGTCCATGCCGTGGCTGACGCACTGGTTGCTCCTGAGGCAAAAGAGGGCGGCCTGTTGGATACCGCTGTGGTCACCGTGACCTACAGCAATGGGGCCATTGCCGTGGCCGAGGCCAACTTCAATGCGCTGTACGGCTATGACGTGCGGGGAGAGGTATTTGGATCTGCGGGTATGGTGACGGCGGGTGGCCCGCAGGCCAGCTCGGCCACGAGCTACACTCCTGCCGGCATCAATGCCGCCACCGTCCGCCTGAACGTGGATCTCTTTCACGATGCCTACACGGCTGAACTCGCCCACTTTGTGGATGCGGTGAAGGCTGGCCGCGATGGTACCCAGGCTCCCGTGGCCCAAGGTGCCGGCGGAGCGGACGCGCGGAATGCTTTGGCTGTTGCCCTGGCTGCCACCCGTTCGGCCCACACGGGGCTGCCTGTTGATGTGGCATCGATTGCCGCACTGCGCCCGGCGGAGCCCGCGTTGCTCACTGTGGGGGATAAAGCATGA
- a CDS encoding carbohydrate ABC transporter permease, giving the protein MATPTLTRPAPSTTTNSPEIRQPRKKLTVGRIAAVVVAAIIAVLWLIPFAWATATAFKTETDAAAPDVTWLPPSGFTPEAFVKVFQDGNIPLWTWNSLYTSAAITAITLVISALVAYALSRIDFKGKKVLMTVIIASIIIPPPVLIIPLFYQMLALNLIDTSWAIILPQVIHPAMVFVLKKFFDQIPRELEEAAVMDGASRLRIFTQIILPLSRPILAAVAIFVFIGAWNNFLWPFIATNDGNLLTLPVGLQTIKSAYGIQYAQNMASALLAALPLIVVFLFFQRQIIKGVATTGLAGT; this is encoded by the coding sequence ATGGCAACCCCTACCCTGACACGTCCCGCACCCAGCACCACCACAAACAGCCCGGAGATCCGCCAACCCCGCAAGAAGCTGACGGTGGGCAGGATCGCGGCCGTCGTGGTCGCCGCTATTATTGCCGTTCTGTGGCTGATCCCGTTCGCATGGGCCACGGCGACCGCTTTCAAGACCGAGACGGATGCCGCCGCTCCGGACGTCACCTGGCTGCCGCCGTCGGGATTCACTCCTGAAGCGTTCGTCAAGGTGTTCCAAGACGGCAACATCCCGCTCTGGACCTGGAATTCGCTCTACACCTCGGCTGCCATCACGGCCATCACCCTGGTCATCTCGGCACTGGTGGCCTACGCGCTCTCGAGGATCGACTTCAAGGGCAAAAAGGTGCTGATGACCGTGATCATCGCGTCCATCATCATTCCGCCACCCGTGCTGATCATCCCGTTGTTCTACCAGATGCTGGCGCTGAACCTGATCGATACCTCGTGGGCCATCATCCTGCCGCAGGTCATCCACCCCGCCATGGTGTTCGTGCTGAAGAAGTTCTTCGACCAGATCCCGCGCGAGCTCGAGGAAGCGGCTGTGATGGATGGCGCCAGCCGCTTGCGGATCTTTACACAAATCATCCTGCCGTTGTCCCGGCCCATCCTGGCCGCCGTCGCGATCTTCGTGTTCATCGGCGCGTGGAACAACTTCCTGTGGCCGTTCATCGCCACCAACGACGGCAACCTGCTGACCCTCCCCGTGGGCCTGCAGACCATCAAGAGCGCCTACGGCATCCAGTACGCGCAGAACATGGCGTCCGCGCTGCTGGCCGCGCTGCCGCTGATTGTGGTCTTCCTCTTCTTCCAGCGCCAAATCATCAAAGGCGTTGCGACGACGGGACTCGCCGGAACCTGA